One stretch of Lysobacter sp. KIS68-7 DNA includes these proteins:
- a CDS encoding biliverdin-producing heme oxygenase: MTAAADNGYRDRLRGATGTAHVRLDARFAQGLREARQYRVYLLGMHAFVANAERALATATLGPGWHAWRDTARTPWLDEDLGALSLAPLTAGPALTVANDADAAGLLYVIEGSALGATQLVGDARALGHQAGTGATFLHRHGGLGAGKRWRAFVQCLEDADFDTAGERTMLEAAARAFACAEHEFHRADLAHAGAGG, translated from the coding sequence ATGACCGCAGCCGCAGACAACGGATATCGCGATCGACTGCGCGGCGCCACCGGCACCGCGCACGTTCGCCTCGATGCACGCTTCGCGCAGGGTTTGCGCGAAGCGCGCCAATACCGCGTGTACCTGCTGGGCATGCACGCGTTCGTCGCCAACGCCGAACGCGCGCTCGCCACGGCGACGCTCGGCCCGGGCTGGCATGCGTGGCGCGATACCGCGCGCACGCCCTGGCTCGATGAAGACCTCGGCGCACTCTCGCTCGCGCCGCTCACCGCAGGTCCTGCGCTCACCGTCGCCAACGACGCGGATGCCGCGGGGCTGCTGTACGTGATCGAAGGCTCCGCCCTCGGCGCGACGCAACTGGTCGGCGACGCGCGTGCCCTCGGCCACCAAGCGGGCACCGGTGCCACCTTCCTGCATCGTCACGGCGGCCTCGGCGCGGGCAAGCGCTGGCGCGCCTTCGTGCAGTGCCTGGAAGACGCCGACTTCGACACTGCCGGCGAGCGCACGATGCTCGAAGCTGCCGCACGCGCCTTCGCCTGCGCCGAACACGAATTCCATCGTGCCGACCTGGCGCACGCCGGCGCCGGAGGATGA
- a CDS encoding S9 family peptidase, with the protein MKLERGASALVLCAGVALSNGAAAQAQVTEADYARAEKMLSMTTAPLVDHAIQRVKWLDDGHFVYLDNDVNGTRLMRMDVATGQAAPAFDHARMAKALSAVVGKQVDAKRIDKTVQGVTLAGDAYDFSVRGTHYLCDIAKPNCKAKPVAKGQDGDGPGNVSPDGKREAFIRNWNLWVRDLATGKETQLTTDGVKDFGYATNNAGWVHDDSAILVWSPDSSKIATFQQDQRKTSSMTVVSTNVGAPKVETWKYPFVGDKDVTMIERVLIDVPTAKMVRLKMAPDQHRSTQCDDVSCFGGWEDVQWAKDGKSIAFVSSARDHTKATLRTADAATGTVKDIFDESAKNWFESGINAINWRYLSDSNEILWWSQRSNWGHLYLYDLSTGKMKQQVTHGDWNVAEVLRIDPATRTVWFTGVNREAGHHPYHQHLYRVNLDDGAEPVLLSPEDAQHDFVLSPDGKRVVDTYSTTTVAPVSVLRDTNDGKVVQEIAKGDLTRLKASGWVAPEPIVVKARDGKTDLYGQMFKPSNFDPNKKYPIINYIYPGPQVGSVRSYGFLPAHGDNQALAELGFIVVAIDGMGTPYRSKAFHDAYAKNVGDNTLPDQITGMKQLAQRYPFIDLTRVGIWGHSGGGNATGTAMFRYPEFFKVGIAESGNHDNRNYEDDWAEKWQGLLVAGKDGKSNYDDQANQNHAANLKGKLLLMHGMMDDNVPSSSTMLVVDALIKANKDFDLLLLPNARHGYGEYSLYVMRKRWDYFVTNLLGASHPDAYSIKPVR; encoded by the coding sequence ATGAAGCTGGAGCGCGGTGCGTCCGCGTTGGTGTTGTGCGCGGGCGTCGCGCTGTCGAACGGGGCCGCCGCGCAGGCGCAGGTCACCGAAGCCGACTACGCGCGCGCGGAAAAGATGCTGTCGATGACGACGGCGCCGCTGGTCGACCACGCGATCCAGCGCGTGAAGTGGCTCGACGACGGCCATTTCGTCTACCTCGACAACGACGTGAACGGCACGCGCCTGATGCGCATGGACGTCGCGACCGGCCAGGCGGCCCCCGCCTTCGACCACGCGCGCATGGCCAAGGCCCTGTCGGCGGTGGTCGGCAAGCAGGTCGATGCGAAGCGCATCGACAAGACGGTGCAGGGCGTGACCCTTGCCGGCGACGCATACGACTTCAGCGTGCGCGGCACGCACTACCTCTGCGACATCGCCAAGCCGAACTGCAAGGCCAAGCCCGTCGCCAAGGGCCAGGACGGCGACGGCCCCGGCAACGTGTCGCCGGATGGCAAGCGCGAAGCCTTCATCCGCAACTGGAACCTGTGGGTCCGCGACCTCGCGACCGGCAAGGAAACCCAGCTCACCACCGATGGCGTGAAGGATTTCGGCTACGCCACCAACAACGCCGGTTGGGTGCACGACGACAGCGCGATCCTGGTGTGGTCGCCGGATTCGTCGAAGATCGCCACCTTCCAGCAGGACCAGCGCAAGACGAGTTCGATGACGGTGGTGTCCACCAACGTCGGCGCGCCGAAGGTCGAGACCTGGAAGTACCCCTTCGTGGGCGACAAGGACGTCACGATGATCGAGCGCGTCCTGATCGACGTGCCGACCGCGAAGATGGTCCGCCTGAAGATGGCGCCCGACCAGCACCGCTCCACGCAGTGCGACGACGTCAGTTGCTTCGGCGGCTGGGAAGACGTGCAGTGGGCGAAGGACGGCAAGTCCATCGCGTTCGTGTCGTCTGCGCGCGACCACACCAAGGCCACGCTGCGCACCGCCGATGCGGCGACGGGCACGGTCAAGGACATCTTCGACGAGAGCGCGAAGAACTGGTTCGAATCCGGCATCAACGCCATCAACTGGCGCTACCTGTCGGACAGCAATGAAATCCTGTGGTGGAGCCAGCGCAGCAACTGGGGCCACCTGTACCTGTACGACCTGTCCACCGGCAAGATGAAGCAGCAGGTGACGCACGGTGACTGGAACGTGGCCGAAGTGCTGCGCATCGATCCGGCCACGCGCACCGTGTGGTTCACCGGCGTCAACCGCGAAGCCGGCCACCATCCGTACCACCAGCACCTGTACCGCGTGAACCTCGACGACGGCGCCGAGCCGGTGCTGCTCTCGCCGGAAGACGCGCAGCACGACTTCGTGCTGTCGCCGGACGGCAAGCGCGTGGTCGACACGTACTCGACGACGACCGTCGCGCCGGTCTCCGTGCTGCGCGACACCAACGACGGCAAGGTCGTGCAGGAAATCGCGAAGGGCGACCTCACGCGCCTGAAGGCCTCGGGCTGGGTGGCGCCGGAACCGATCGTCGTGAAGGCGCGCGACGGCAAGACCGACCTGTACGGCCAGATGTTCAAGCCCTCGAACTTCGATCCGAACAAGAAGTACCCGATCATCAACTACATCTACCCGGGTCCGCAGGTCGGCTCCGTGCGCAGCTACGGCTTCCTGCCGGCGCACGGCGACAACCAGGCGCTCGCGGAGCTCGGCTTCATCGTGGTCGCCATCGACGGCATGGGCACGCCCTACCGCTCGAAGGCGTTCCATGACGCCTACGCGAAGAATGTCGGCGACAACACGCTGCCCGACCAGATCACGGGCATGAAGCAGCTCGCCCAGCGCTATCCGTTCATCGACCTGACCCGCGTCGGCATCTGGGGCCATTCGGGCGGCGGCAACGCCACCGGCACGGCGATGTTCCGTTACCCGGAATTCTTCAAGGTCGGCATCGCAGAGAGCGGCAACCACGACAACCGCAACTACGAAGATGACTGGGCGGAGAAGTGGCAGGGCCTGCTGGTCGCGGGCAAGGACGGCAAGTCGAACTACGACGACCAGGCCAACCAGAACCATGCCGCGAACCTGAAGGGCAAGTTGCTGCTGATGCACGGCATGATGGATGACAACGTGCCGTCGTCCAGCACGATGCTCGTGGTGGATGCGCTGATCAAGGCCAACAAGGATTTCGACTTGTTGCTGCTGCCGAATGCGCGCCACGGCTATGGTGAGTACTCGCTGTACGTGATGCGCAAGCGTTGGGATTACTTCGTGACCAACCTGCTTGGCGCATCGCATCCCGACGCGTATTCAATCAAGCCTGTTCGCTGA